In one window of Aceticella autotrophica DNA:
- the hslV gene encoding ATP-dependent protease subunit HslV, producing MFKGTTIVAIRKDGKVSMAGDGQVTFGENTILKHGAKKIRRLYNNEVIVGFAGSVADALTLSEMFEEKLEQYGGNLKRAAVELVKEWRNDKILKKLEALLIAVNKEVTLVISGNGEIIEPDNDVIAIGSGGNYAMAAALALRYNTELSVEEIARKSLEIASEICVFTNNHITVESL from the coding sequence TTGTTTAAAGGAACTACAATAGTCGCTATAAGGAAAGATGGTAAAGTTTCGATGGCCGGAGATGGTCAGGTAACATTTGGTGAAAATACAATATTAAAACATGGAGCTAAAAAAATACGCAGATTGTATAACAATGAAGTAATAGTTGGTTTTGCTGGGTCAGTAGCAGATGCTCTAACATTATCAGAAATGTTCGAGGAAAAACTTGAACAATATGGTGGAAATCTTAAAAGAGCTGCTGTTGAACTGGTAAAGGAATGGAGAAATGATAAAATTCTAAAAAAATTAGAAGCTCTCTTAATAGCTGTAAATAAAGAAGTTACTTTGGTAATATCAGGAAATGGAGAAATTATTGAGCCAGATAATGATGTGATTGCAATTGGCTCTGGCGGTAATTATGCAATGGCAGCAGCACTGGCTTTAAGGTATAATACAGAACTTTCTGTTGAAGAAATAGCCAGAAAATCCCTTGAGATTGCATCAGAAATATGTGTATTTACCAATAATCACATTACTGTCGAAAGTTTATAA
- the topA gene encoding type I DNA topoisomerase, which translates to MSKSLVIVESPSKAKTISKFLGKGYRVEASMGHIRDLPKSQLGIDIDNNFLPKYITIRGKGEIIKKLKKEAKSASKIYLATDPDREGEAISWHLANILNLNINDLCRIEFNEITKNAVQNAIKNPRSINMNLVDAQQARRILDRLVGYNISPLLWKKIKRGLSAGRVQSVATRLICDREKEIENFKPEEYWSISVFLYEENPSHAFEAKFYGSLENKIELKNEEDVNKIIKDLKDEYIVYKVKTGIKKRNPSPPFITSTLQQEASRKLGFTAKKTMMIAQQLYEGIDIKGEGSLGLITYMRTDSTRVSEEAKKAAYKYILDKYGKEYTNPGATYTKKKGNIQDAHEAIRPSYIDKEPDIIKESLKSDQYKLYKLIWSRFISSQMSPAIYDTINMDIINNNYIFKTSGSKIKFPGFTKVYTENAGQEEEEKNLPLLSEGQKLQIKELKPLQHFTKPQPRYTEATLIKELEEKGIGRPSTYAPIISTLLERGYVIKENKNLKPTELGFIVTDVMKEFFANIVNVEFTANMEKQLDQVEEGIKKWIEIIDSFYNDFNHSLKIAEEQMKDIKLKDEETDIKCELCGRNMVIKYGRYGKFLACPGFPECKNTKPIVEKTGVKCPKCGGEILSKKSRKGKDYYICENSPKCDFILWDKPVNEKCPKCGNILIEKHRKNKKIIKCSSCDFVK; encoded by the coding sequence ATGTCTAAATCATTGGTTATTGTTGAATCACCGTCTAAAGCAAAAACAATATCGAAATTTTTAGGTAAAGGTTACAGGGTTGAGGCTTCTATGGGTCATATAAGAGACTTGCCTAAAAGTCAGCTGGGAATAGATATTGATAATAATTTTTTGCCAAAGTATATTACAATTCGCGGAAAAGGAGAAATCATTAAAAAATTAAAAAAAGAAGCCAAATCTGCATCAAAGATTTACTTGGCAACAGACCCTGATAGAGAAGGTGAAGCGATATCATGGCATCTTGCCAATATATTAAATTTAAATATTAATGATTTATGCAGGATTGAATTTAATGAAATCACAAAGAATGCTGTTCAAAATGCCATAAAAAATCCACGCAGCATAAATATGAACTTAGTCGATGCACAACAGGCAAGAAGGATATTAGATAGACTTGTAGGTTATAATATAAGTCCTCTATTGTGGAAAAAAATTAAAAGAGGTTTAAGTGCAGGAAGAGTGCAGTCTGTTGCTACAAGATTAATTTGTGATCGCGAAAAAGAAATAGAAAACTTTAAACCGGAGGAGTACTGGTCTATTTCAGTATTTTTATATGAGGAGAATCCTTCTCATGCTTTTGAAGCCAAATTTTATGGCAGTTTAGAGAATAAAATAGAACTTAAGAACGAAGAAGATGTAAATAAAATAATAAAAGATTTAAAAGATGAATATATTGTATACAAAGTAAAGACAGGAATTAAGAAAAGGAATCCATCACCTCCTTTTATTACAAGTACGCTTCAGCAAGAAGCCTCCCGAAAACTTGGTTTTACTGCAAAAAAAACTATGATGATTGCACAACAGTTATATGAAGGTATTGATATAAAGGGTGAAGGGAGTCTTGGACTTATAACATATATGAGAACGGATTCAACCAGGGTATCAGAAGAAGCTAAAAAGGCAGCATATAAATATATACTTGATAAATATGGAAAAGAATATACAAATCCTGGTGCAACCTATACTAAAAAAAAGGGGAACATCCAGGATGCCCATGAAGCCATAAGGCCTTCATATATAGATAAAGAACCGGATATAATTAAAGAATCATTAAAATCAGATCAATATAAATTATATAAGCTTATTTGGAGCAGATTTATATCCAGCCAGATGTCACCTGCTATATATGATACAATAAATATGGATATTATTAATAATAACTATATTTTCAAGACATCAGGTTCAAAAATTAAATTTCCGGGTTTTACGAAGGTATATACAGAAAACGCAGGTCAGGAGGAAGAAGAAAAAAACTTACCGCTTCTTTCTGAAGGACAGAAACTGCAGATTAAAGAGTTAAAACCTCTTCAGCATTTTACAAAACCGCAGCCAAGATATACAGAGGCTACCTTAATAAAAGAGCTCGAAGAAAAAGGTATTGGAAGACCCAGTACCTATGCGCCTATAATATCTACATTATTAGAGAGAGGATACGTAATTAAGGAAAATAAAAATCTAAAACCGACAGAACTGGGTTTTATTGTCACAGATGTTATGAAAGAATTTTTTGCCAATATTGTCAATGTAGAGTTTACGGCAAATATGGAAAAACAACTTGATCAAGTAGAAGAAGGTATTAAAAAATGGATAGAGATTATCGACAGCTTTTATAATGATTTTAATCATTCGCTTAAAATTGCGGAAGAGCAGATGAAGGACATTAAGCTTAAAGATGAGGAAACCGATATAAAATGTGAATTGTGTGGGCGAAATATGGTAATAAAATACGGACGTTATGGGAAATTCCTTGCTTGTCCAGGTTTTCCGGAATGCAAAAACACAAAACCCATAGTTGAAAAAACAGGTGTTAAATGCCCTAAATGTGGTGGTGAAATATTATCAAAGAAAAGCAGGAAAGGGAAAGATTATTATATTTGTGAAAATTCTCCGAAATGTGACTTTATATTGTGGGATAAACCTGTAAATGAAAAATGTCCCAAATGTGGTAATATACTCATTGAAAAACACAGAAAAAATAAAAAGATAATAAAATGTTCTTCTTGTGATTTTGTTAAGTAA
- the dprA gene encoding DNA-processing protein DprA → MDNNRVFAIWLSSINGIGSKTFNKLVGYFGSPEAVYKADNKELIKYLGNGVTYKNIVEAKKQNPFKNIDILIKNKIEVLLITDEDYPELLRNIYNPPPILYIRGKLKKCDEISIAVVGSRNATAYGKFIAEKISYDIAKHGITVISGMARGIDSYSHKGAIKAQGRTIAVLGCGVNITYPKENEKLMNEIIENGAVISEFPIDYLPVSGNFPARNRIISGLSLGVLVVEASVKSGSLITAKFALEQGRDVFAVPGNIISAYSKGTNELIKQGAKLVNDVNDILEEFDLRTDIKERINEQMINTLNNDEKKVYEFICDCTRDIDEIMNYMNYSVSKINYILTSLTVKGFINRVPGNKYEKNFEKF, encoded by the coding sequence ATGGATAATAATAGGGTTTTTGCAATATGGTTAAGTTCCATTAATGGAATAGGCTCAAAGACTTTTAATAAATTAGTTGGCTATTTTGGCAGTCCAGAAGCAGTTTATAAAGCGGATAATAAAGAACTTATAAAATATCTGGGGAATGGCGTCACATATAAAAATATAGTAGAAGCAAAAAAGCAAAACCCCTTTAAAAATATAGATATTTTGATAAAAAATAAAATTGAGGTCTTACTGATAACTGATGAGGATTATCCAGAATTACTTAGAAATATTTACAATCCTCCTCCAATACTTTATATAAGAGGAAAATTAAAAAAATGTGATGAAATATCCATTGCTGTTGTAGGATCACGTAATGCGACTGCATATGGTAAGTTTATAGCAGAAAAGATTTCCTATGATATTGCCAAACATGGTATTACAGTTATAAGTGGAATGGCAAGAGGTATTGATAGTTATTCACATAAAGGGGCAATAAAAGCTCAAGGACGAACAATTGCTGTATTAGGATGTGGCGTTAATATTACCTATCCTAAAGAAAATGAAAAGCTGATGAATGAAATTATAGAAAATGGAGCGGTTATATCAGAATTTCCAATTGATTATTTACCTGTTTCAGGTAATTTTCCCGCCCGAAACAGAATAATAAGCGGTCTTTCATTGGGAGTTCTTGTTGTTGAAGCAAGTGTCAAAAGTGGTTCCTTGATAACCGCAAAATTTGCGCTTGAACAGGGAAGGGATGTTTTTGCGGTACCGGGGAATATAATCAGTGCATATAGTAAAGGAACTAATGAGCTGATAAAACAAGGAGCTAAATTAGTTAATGATGTAAATGATATTCTTGAAGAATTTGATTTAAGAACTGATATAAAAGAAAGAATAAATGAACAAATGATAAATACACTAAACAATGACGAGAAAAAAGTTTATGAATTTATATGTGATTGCACACGGGATATAGACGAGATAATGAATTACATGAATTATTCTGTAAGTAAAATAAATTATATATTGACATCTTTAACTGTTAAAGGTTTTATTAATAGAGTACCAGGAAATAAATATGAAAAGAATTTTGAAAAATTTTAA
- a CDS encoding ribonuclease HII: MENKKINIKNLKEYIYKNGPCNLNNLNLIDNAKKWLNNEIIRINMLNIFENKMYDLNYNFIAGVDEVGRGPLVGPVVAACVVLPKYSFIPDIDDSKKLSEKKREILSDVIKKHAIAYGIGIVENDEIDRINILNATYKAMKIATSQININIDCLLVDAIKIPDVNIHQTSIIKGDSKSISIAAASIIAKVKRDKIMKEYHYKYPQYGFNKNKGYGTKVHIEALKKYGPCPLHRTTFLHKILK, translated from the coding sequence TTGGAGAATAAAAAGATCAATATAAAAAATTTAAAAGAATACATATACAAAAATGGACCATGCAATCTAAATAATTTGAATTTAATAGATAATGCAAAAAAATGGTTAAATAATGAGATTATAAGGATAAACATGCTTAATATATTTGAAAATAAAATGTATGATTTGAATTATAATTTCATAGCCGGAGTGGATGAAGTCGGTAGAGGTCCTCTTGTGGGACCTGTTGTTGCTGCCTGTGTTGTTTTACCAAAATACAGTTTTATACCTGATATTGATGATTCAAAAAAACTTAGTGAAAAAAAAAGAGAAATCTTATCTGATGTAATTAAAAAACATGCAATAGCATATGGTATTGGTATTGTAGAAAATGATGAAATTGACAGGATTAATATCTTAAATGCTACATATAAGGCTATGAAAATCGCAACATCACAAATCAATATAAATATTGATTGTTTGCTTGTAGATGCTATTAAAATTCCTGATGTTAACATACATCAAACATCTATAATTAAAGGTGATTCAAAAAGTATTTCTATCGCTGCAGCATCTATTATTGCAAAGGTTAAACGTGATAAGATTATGAAGGAATATCATTACAAATATCCACAATACGGATTTAATAAAAACAAAGGTTATGGAACAAAAGTTCATATTGAAGCATTAAAAAAATATGGACCATGTCCATTACATAGAACTACGTTTTTACATAAAATATTAAAATAG
- a CDS encoding YraN family protein, translated as MNNKIVGNLGEKIAEKILKDSGYKIIDKNFKCSIGEIDIITEKDNNLIFIEVKTRTSIKYGSPSDAVNFYKRNKIIKVAQTFIMLNKKYINFSIRFDVFEIFLKPSTFELNKINHIKNAFTL; from the coding sequence GTGAATAACAAAATTGTAGGCAATTTAGGTGAAAAAATAGCTGAAAAGATTCTGAAAGATTCAGGCTATAAAATTATAGATAAAAATTTCAAATGCAGCATTGGTGAAATAGATATTATAACTGAAAAAGATAATAACCTTATATTTATAGAGGTTAAAACCCGCACCTCTATAAAATACGGTTCTCCATCAGATGCAGTCAATTTTTATAAAAGAAACAAAATTATAAAAGTAGCTCAAACATTTATTATGTTAAATAAGAAATATATAAACTTTTCAATAAGGTTTGATGTATTTGAAATTTTTTTAAAACCCTCAACATTTGAGCTAAATAAAATAAATCATATAAAAAATGCATTTACACTATAA
- a CDS encoding CPBP family intramembrane glutamic endopeptidase has product MLISFAILLASILCIFHIGQTLFYILVLHNFAVGLSEEILVRGVILKELKKIFNVYYSIVIDALIFAFVFHANDNIEINLFIRFPLGLILGLIATRAKSIHPCVLLHWSYNIAVVLI; this is encoded by the coding sequence ATGTTAATTTCGTTTGCAATTTTACTTGCTTCAATATTATGTATTTTCCATATCGGACAAACTCTTTTTTATATTTTGGTTTTACATAACTTTGCTGTAGGACTGTCAGAAGAAATTCTTGTAAGGGGTGTAATATTAAAAGAACTCAAGAAAATTTTTAATGTTTATTATTCTATAGTTATTGATGCTTTGATTTTTGCATTTGTATTTCATGCTAATGATAATATAGAGATTAATTTATTTATTCGTTTTCCGCTTGGATTAATCTTAGGATTAATAGCAACACGAGCGAAAAGTATCCATCCTTGTGTTTTGCTTCATTGGTCTTATAATATAGCAGTTGTGCTAATATAG
- a CDS encoding IS1182 family transposase, with the protein MIGKADRQMSFSDYWLLGKISEVSYYHRLRTWVFNNLNEEMFQPLFSYYGRESISPVYTFTAMLIQFEKGYSDREMEEESRFDDRIKYALTAPRDFDGIDAVTLCDHRKRLFNSEIGKEIFIKTISQAKEVGLFNKDNLHIIDSFMIWGSCARQDTYTMIYQGIKMVLRFMKFYEMEDASKKILKRTDYEENIKKPKIAWENEKEKAKLLEELVKDALLLVENIKTKKDIKDDLKKAIELLERIALQDVEITNDGHVKMIKGTAKDRIISVVDDEMRHGRKTSSKLSDGYKAEIITGGEKGSVVVGIEVDGANIADGEHMSDLIEQSRRNGVDIDKLYGDCAYSDFEEIEKRKEEGTDFCIRVPEATNPSGGFSKEEFKIDLEKGTVECPNGHIKQFDTEKTQKHEQVTVKFRAEECNDCPLKDQCTKSKKGRTINIHPYEKEIQEQREYQKTDEFKEDYAKRPNVERNISELTRHGGRKGRYRGKLKIRWQMIMVAINNNIKVIMKHISKISNRQIKKGEVCPKTA; encoded by the coding sequence ATGATAGGAAAAGCAGATAGACAAATGTCATTTTCAGATTATTGGTTACTTGGGAAAATTTCTGAAGTAAGTTATTATCATAGATTAAGAACATGGGTATTTAATAATCTTAATGAAGAAATGTTTCAGCCACTTTTCTCATACTATGGCAGAGAATCCATATCCCCAGTATATACATTTACAGCGATGCTGATACAATTTGAAAAAGGATATTCTGATCGTGAAATGGAAGAAGAATCACGATTCGATGATAGAATTAAATATGCATTAACCGCACCACGGGATTTTGATGGAATAGATGCAGTAACATTATGTGATCATAGAAAAAGACTGTTTAACAGTGAAATAGGAAAAGAAATATTTATTAAAACAATTAGTCAGGCAAAAGAAGTAGGACTGTTTAATAAAGACAACTTACATATAATAGATTCATTCATGATTTGGGGCTCTTGTGCCAGACAAGATACTTACACTATGATATACCAAGGGATAAAGATGGTTCTCCGTTTCATGAAGTTTTACGAAATGGAAGATGCATCAAAAAAAATACTGAAAAGAACAGATTATGAAGAAAATATCAAAAAACCCAAAATAGCATGGGAAAATGAAAAAGAAAAAGCAAAATTACTCGAAGAACTTGTTAAAGATGCACTATTACTTGTAGAAAATATAAAAACAAAAAAAGATATAAAAGATGATTTAAAAAAAGCAATTGAATTATTAGAAAGAATAGCATTACAAGATGTTGAAATAACAAACGATGGGCATGTAAAAATGATAAAAGGAACAGCGAAAGACAGAATAATATCAGTAGTAGATGACGAAATGCGCCATGGGAGAAAGACCTCATCGAAATTATCAGATGGATACAAAGCTGAAATTATAACAGGAGGAGAAAAAGGCTCAGTAGTAGTAGGAATAGAAGTCGATGGAGCAAATATAGCAGATGGTGAACATATGAGTGATCTTATAGAACAAAGCCGAAGAAACGGCGTTGATATAGATAAACTGTATGGAGATTGTGCATATAGTGACTTTGAAGAAATAGAAAAAAGGAAAGAAGAAGGAACAGATTTTTGCATTAGAGTACCGGAAGCAACAAATCCAAGTGGAGGATTTTCAAAAGAAGAATTCAAAATTGATTTAGAAAAAGGAACAGTAGAATGTCCCAACGGACACATAAAACAATTTGATACTGAAAAAACGCAAAAACATGAGCAAGTTACAGTAAAATTTAGAGCAGAAGAATGTAATGATTGTCCGCTAAAAGACCAATGTACAAAATCAAAAAAAGGGAGAACAATAAATATACATCCATATGAAAAAGAGATACAAGAACAAAGAGAATATCAAAAAACAGATGAATTTAAAGAAGACTATGCAAAAAGACCGAATGTAGAAAGAAACATATCAGAACTTACCAGGCATGGCGGACGTAAAGGAAGGTATAGAGGGAAATTAAAAATAAGATGGCAAATGATAATGGTAGCAATAAACAATAATATCAAAGTAATAATGAAACATATTTCTAAAATTTCTAATAGACAAATTAAGAAGGGAGAAGTCTGCCCAAAAACGGCTTAA
- a CDS encoding ABC transporter permease, translated as MRRFYYIELYKLSKRKDVFWSLLISIFVPLLFGLLVKTGSGILTISGEKFSAIQYAIMMFGFLKTLFFFYFIFIIFTSSTFANELEKGNLSLLLVRSENRSKIILSKVLALLTVLIVFIFFVILSGIISYYIFLYNTKFAINEFLGKEYSRFLYIPLLSIFEIALLIMITMLLSLFFGVYKTNLLSIGLIILMKVLGVHSESSIIN; from the coding sequence ATGAGGAGATTTTATTATATAGAATTATATAAATTATCCAAGAGGAAAGATGTTTTTTGGTCTTTATTGATATCCATTTTTGTTCCCCTGCTTTTTGGATTACTTGTTAAAACGGGAAGTGGTATATTAACGATAAGTGGAGAGAAATTTTCTGCCATCCAATATGCTATTATGATGTTTGGATTCTTAAAAACCCTATTTTTCTTTTATTTTATATTTATTATATTTACATCTTCAACATTTGCTAATGAATTGGAAAAGGGTAATTTAAGTTTGCTGCTTGTTAGGTCAGAAAATAGGTCAAAAATAATATTGTCAAAGGTGCTTGCTCTCCTAACTGTTCTGATAGTTTTTATCTTTTTCGTTATTCTTTCCGGCATAATCAGTTATTATATTTTTCTTTATAATACAAAATTTGCAATTAATGAGTTTTTAGGGAAAGAGTATTCAAGATTTTTGTATATACCTCTTCTTTCAATATTTGAAATTGCTTTGTTAATTATGATTACTATGTTGCTGTCGTTATTTTTTGGTGTTTATAAAACCAATCTTCTGTCCATAGGTTTAATAATTTTAATGAAAGTTCTAGGAGTCCACTCGGAATCATCAATCATAAATTAA
- a CDS encoding ABC transporter ATP-binding protein — MEILSVENLTKKYGKKVVLCNVSIKVSKGEIVGLVGPNGAGKTTFIKCITGLLRPEEGSIKLFGYDLFQNYGRVIKDIGLLLEPAFYDYLTALENLKILMIASNNYNLKKIQEVMEFVGLWEVRNKYITTFSFGMKQRLGLAQALMNDPQFLILDEPTVGLDPIGVNELKEKLVYLSKNKGVGILFSSHQLPDVEEICDKVILLREGVVLYDGIPKEAVKQKEYYLILSNKEFNKNIFEDEIINNYIDLRDNVLIVKKQGILNNILRKLYNQNIDILDIDIKRGSLLELFYMKGQ, encoded by the coding sequence ATGGAGATACTCAGTGTAGAAAATTTAACAAAAAAATATGGTAAAAAAGTTGTACTGTGTAATGTTAGTATAAAAGTTTCAAAAGGTGAAATTGTAGGATTAGTAGGACCAAACGGTGCAGGAAAGACAACATTTATTAAATGCATCACCGGATTATTAAGGCCTGAAGAAGGTAGTATAAAGCTGTTTGGCTATGATCTATTTCAAAATTATGGTAGAGTGATAAAGGATATTGGTTTACTTTTAGAACCTGCCTTTTACGATTATTTAACTGCCTTAGAAAATTTAAAAATTTTAATGATTGCAAGTAATAACTATAATCTCAAGAAAATTCAAGAGGTAATGGAATTTGTCGGTTTGTGGGAAGTAAGAAATAAATATATAACTACCTTTTCATTTGGAATGAAGCAAAGATTAGGCTTAGCACAAGCACTAATGAATGACCCTCAATTTTTAATTCTCGATGAGCCAACGGTAGGCCTTGATCCAATTGGTGTTAATGAACTTAAAGAAAAACTTGTTTATTTAAGTAAAAATAAAGGGGTAGGTATTTTGTTTTCAAGCCATCAATTGCCAGATGTAGAGGAAATATGTGATAAAGTAATTTTGCTAAGAGAAGGAGTTGTATTGTATGATGGTATTCCTAAAGAAGCTGTAAAACAAAAAGAGTATTATCTAATTCTCTCTAATAAAGAGTTTAATAAAAATATTTTTGAAGATGAAATTATAAATAATTATATCGATTTAAGAGATAATGTTTTAATTGTAAAGAAACAGGGTATTTTAAATAACATATTAAGAAAACTTTATAATCAAAATATTGATATTTTAGACATTGATATCAAAAGGGGAAGTTTATTGGAATTATTTTATATGAAAGGGCAGTGA
- the trpS gene encoding tryptophan--tRNA ligase: protein MNRVFSGVQPTGDIHIGNYLGAMRQFVKLQDDNECLFCIVDLHALTVPQNPETLKKKTIELAGLYLAIGLDPKKVVIFVQSHVPYHAELGWLLQCITYFGELSRMTQFKDKSKGKDSVSVGLFTYPDLMAADILLYQTNLVPVGEDQKQHLELTRDIAERFNNRFGETFVIPEPLILKSGSRIMSLSEPDKKMSKSDENQFNRINLVDELPLIKKKINRAVTDSDNEIRYDLDNKPGISNLLTLYSQFAEISIEEAEKRFKGQGYGILKKELFDVMAEKLLHIQENYKNLDNDYIIKVLKDGAEKAQQIAEKTIKEVKEKMGLLL from the coding sequence ATGAATAGAGTTTTTTCTGGTGTTCAACCGACGGGTGATATACATATAGGAAATTATCTTGGTGCTATGAGACAATTTGTCAAATTACAGGATGATAATGAATGCTTATTTTGTATCGTAGATTTACATGCATTGACTGTCCCACAGAATCCAGAGACATTAAAAAAGAAGACAATTGAACTTGCTGGGTTGTATCTTGCAATAGGACTTGATCCAAAAAAGGTAGTTATTTTTGTTCAATCACATGTTCCATATCATGCAGAACTTGGCTGGTTACTACAATGCATAACATATTTTGGAGAATTAAGCCGAATGACTCAATTTAAAGATAAAAGCAAAGGCAAAGATTCTGTTTCTGTAGGTCTTTTTACATATCCTGACCTTATGGCAGCAGATATACTTTTGTATCAAACGAATTTAGTACCGGTAGGAGAAGACCAAAAACAGCATCTTGAATTGACAAGAGATATTGCAGAAAGATTTAATAATAGGTTTGGCGAAACATTTGTAATACCTGAACCTTTAATTTTAAAATCCGGATCGAGAATCATGAGCCTTTCCGAACCGGATAAAAAAATGAGTAAAAGTGATGAAAACCAATTTAATCGAATAAACTTAGTGGATGAATTGCCTTTAATAAAAAAGAAAATTAATAGGGCAGTTACTGATTCGGATAATGAAATAAGATATGATTTGGACAATAAACCGGGAATAAGTAATTTATTGACATTGTACAGTCAATTTGCCGAAATTTCAATTGAAGAGGCTGAAAAGCGATTTAAAGGTCAGGGATACGGTATATTAAAAAAAGAATTATTTGACGTAATGGCTGAAAAGTTATTACACATACAGGAAAATTATAAAAATCTTGATAATGATTATATAATAAAAGTTTTAAAAGATGGGGCTGAAAAAGCTCAACAAATAGCTGAAAAAACAATAAAAGAAGTTAAAGAAAAGATGGGATTATTATTATAA
- a CDS encoding YifB family Mg chelatase-like AAA ATPase yields the protein MLSIIKSMSIMGINGYIVHVEVDISNGLPSFDIVGLGDTEVKESRDRVRAAIKNSGLEFPIKKITVNLAPADIKKEGTAFDLPIAIGILSCTEQIKAIPDNTVFLGELSLDGSVRTVKGILPMAIAAKENKIKFMVLPDSNANEAAVVKDISVYPVKSLCEVVKFINGESIIEPVKVDISGYFKKTHYDIDFSEVVGQENVKRAFEIAAAGGHNLAMVGPPGSGKTMLARRFPTILPDMTLEEALEVTKIHSIAGTLPDNISLITNRVFRAPHHTISTVSLIGGGRYPKPGEVSLAHYGVLFLDELPEFRKDALEVLRQPLEDEFVTITRVNATYTYPSKFMLITAMNPCPCGYYGDETHECKCTPNEIRRYQNKISGPLLDRIDLHVEVSPVLKDKYFEDEGNVETSEQIRERVSMARKIQLQRYYGTGIYFNSQLKNNMIKKYCKIDVKTTEMVKNFFDRLGLSARGFNKILKVSRTIADLEGCKNIKYEHVAEALQYRNLNNKYWNR from the coding sequence ATGCTTTCTATTATAAAGAGTATGTCAATTATGGGTATTAATGGCTATATAGTTCATGTGGAAGTAGATATATCGAATGGTCTGCCATCTTTTGATATAGTCGGTCTTGGTGATACTGAAGTAAAAGAATCAAGGGATAGGGTAAGAGCAGCTATCAAAAATAGCGGATTGGAATTTCCTATAAAAAAAATTACTGTCAATCTTGCACCTGCTGATATCAAAAAGGAAGGCACTGCTTTTGACCTTCCAATAGCTATTGGGATTTTATCATGTACCGAACAAATAAAGGCAATACCTGATAATACAGTTTTTCTTGGGGAATTATCTTTAGATGGTTCTGTTAGAACTGTGAAGGGTATACTTCCAATGGCAATTGCTGCCAAAGAAAATAAGATAAAATTTATGGTATTGCCAGATTCCAATGCAAATGAAGCTGCAGTAGTAAAAGATATTTCAGTATATCCGGTAAAGTCCCTTTGCGAAGTTGTTAAGTTTATAAATGGAGAAAGTATAATAGAGCCTGTAAAAGTGGATATATCAGGATATTTTAAAAAAACCCATTATGATATAGATTTTTCAGAGGTAGTAGGACAAGAAAATGTAAAAAGGGCATTTGAGATAGCTGCAGCAGGTGGTCATAATCTTGCGATGGTGGGTCCCCCTGGTTCCGGTAAAACAATGCTTGCAAGAAGATTTCCAACAATCTTACCTGATATGACCCTTGAAGAAGCCCTTGAAGTTACTAAAATTCACAGTATAGCCGGTACATTACCTGACAATATATCCCTGATTACAAACAGGGTATTTCGTGCACCGCATCATACAATTTCAACGGTTTCTTTAATTGGAGGAGGCAGATATCCAAAACCAGGGGAGGTTTCCTTAGCACATTATGGCGTTCTTTTTTTAGATGAACTTCCTGAATTTAGGAAGGATGCCTTAGAGGTATTAAGGCAGCCTCTTGAGGATGAATTTGTAACAATAACAAGGGTTAATGCTACATATACATATCCGTCGAAGTTTATGCTAATCACTGCAATGAATCCATGTCCTTGTGGCTATTATGGTGACGAAACGCATGAATGTAAATGTACACCAAATGAAATAAGGCGTTATCAAAATAAAATATCAGGTCCTCTTCTTGATAGAATAGATTTACATGTTGAAGTAAGTCCTGTTTTGAAAGATAAATACTTTGAAGATGAAGGCAATGTTGAAACATCGGAACAAATTAGGGAAAGAGTATCAATGGCACGAAAAATACAACTTCAAAGATATTATGGTACAGGTATATATTTCAACTCACAGTTAAAGAATAATATGATAAAGAAATATTGCAAAATTGATGTAAAAACAACGGAGATGGTAAAAAATTTCTTTGATAGGCTCGGTTTAAGTGCAAGAGGGTTTAATAAAATATTAAAGGTTTCACGTACAATAGCTGACCTTGAAGGTTGTAAAAATATAAAATATGAACATGTTGCTGAAGCACTTCAGTATAGGAATTTAAACAACAAATATTGGAATAGATAA